One genomic region from Cucumis melo cultivar AY chromosome 9, USDA_Cmelo_AY_1.0, whole genome shotgun sequence encodes:
- the LOC103498590 gene encoding uncharacterized protein LOC103498590 encodes MEQFHYGSQRREEADELNLREWPVRARIKRENTSSRRFSGSNIRSFREDGRSFRSNLTISSTASSPGCYSMRDEIDPSTYSFTTALKALQARSSYNSWESLSPEGFALNSKWYEAEKYICNPLSGEVPMECLSAKTLSARSFRNFRTRITMSAPLVYSTNSRQIQERPISFPQEEAINHYPIPEKKMDGMRTKDVGTQSTPPDRSSTSPSPASTPPIKERSLKECGKEQTGSSNSYSIPKKKLEKVVSTFNDISNDK; translated from the exons ATGGAGCAATTTCATTATGGTTcacaaagaagagaagaagcAGATGAGTTGAATTTGAGAGAATGGCCAGTTAGGGCAAGGATCAAACGTGAGAACACAAGTTCTAGAAGGTTTTCAGGTTCTAATATAAGAAGCTTTAGAGAAGATGGAAGATCCTTTAGATCAAACTTAACCATTTCCAGCACTGCTTCTTCCCCAGGCTGCTACTCCATGAGAG ATGAAATTGACCCATCAACCTATTCCTTCACTACAGCTCTTAAAG CATTGCAAGCTAGGTCAAGTTATAATAGTTGGGAAAGTTTGTCACCAGAGGGATTTGCTTTGAACTCAAAATGGTATGAAGCAGAGAAATATATTTGCAATCCTCTTTCAGGGGAAGTTCCAATGGAGTGTTTATCAGCTAAAACACTAAGTGCAAGGTCATTCAGAAATTTCAGAACTAGGATCACCATGTCTGCTCCTTTAGTTTATTCTACAAATTCTAGACAAATCCAAGAAAGGCCAATTAGTTTTCCACAGGAAGAAGCAATTAATCACTATCCAATTCCAG aaaagaaaatggacGGGATGAGAACCAAGGATGTGGGAACTCAAAGCACACCACCTGATAGAAGTTCAACGAGTCCTAGTCCGGCTTCGACGCCTCCCATTAAAGAGAGATCGTTGAAGGAATGTGGGAAAGAACAAACTGGTTCATCAAATTCTTATTCCATTCCTAAAAAGAAATTAGAGAAAGTGGTAAGTACATTCAATGATATTtcaaatgataaataa
- the LOC103498589 gene encoding uncharacterized protein LOC103498589, producing the protein MSITAISPTPGLSTSSHHQFTLSNRLSLLSLPFSRPNRPIPLPGGGNFIARTNVFVHFETKTLLHKPHRLAFTFSTRAADSTQPSAVSASPDKAVVTDDEFSLAKVSFGVIGLGVGVSLLSYGFGAYFNILPGSEWSAIMLTYGFPLAIIGMALKYAELKPVPCLTYLDAQKLRETCATPILKQVRDDVIRFRYGDEQHLDEALKRIFQYGLAGGIPRRSAPILESIREEVTEDGKYCLVLVFEAKALTLSDFEQRQAKFASFFGPGITAEVGKGENDLYEVRLISNSIPGASP; encoded by the exons ATGTCAATCACTGCAATATCTCCAACTCCAGGTCTTTCTACTTCCTCCCATCATCAATTCACTCTCTCCAATCGCCTTTcccttctctctctccctttctCTCGTCCTAACCGCCCAATTCCACTTCCCGGCGGTGGCAATTTCATCGCCAGAACCAAcgtttttgtccattttgaaACGAAAACGCTTCTGCACAAGCCTCACCGATTAGCTTTCACTTTCTCTACTCGTGCTGCTGATTCTACTCAGCCCTCTGCAGTTTCAGCTTCGCCGGATAAAGCAGTAGTTACTGACGATGAATTCTCGCTTGCGAAA GTTTCATTTGGTGTCATTGGCTTAGGTGTTGGGGTTTCTTTGTTGTC GTATGGATTCGGtgcatattttaatattctccCGGGATCTGAATGGTCTGCCATTATGCTAACATATGGCTTCCCTCTTGCTATTATTGGCATGGCTCTAAAG TATGCTGAACTCAAACCAGTGCCATGCTTGACATACTTAGATGCTCAAAAACTGAGGGAAACATGCGCCACCCCAATTCTTAAACAG GTAAGAGACGATGTTATTAGGTTTCGTTATGGGGATGAACAACACTTGGATGAGGCATTGAAACGGATTTTCCAGTATGGTCTG GCTGGAGGAATTCCTCGACGGAGTGCACCTATCTTGGAAAGTATACGTGAAGAA GTCACAGAAGATGGGAAGTATTGCCTGGTCTTGGTGTTCGAAGCCAAAGCCTTGACATTGTCAGATTTTGAGCAAAGACAG GCCAAATTTGCTTCTTTCTTTGGACCAGGGATAACTGCAGAAGTTG GGAAAGGAGAGAATGATTTGTATGAAGTCCGGCTTATTTCTAACAGTATTCCCGGTGCTTCACCGTGA